Proteins found in one Deltaproteobacteria bacterium genomic segment:
- a CDS encoding cupin domain-containing protein — protein MEHEKPGALDDKEDKMNASERSHAREERPLDGAWLSFDLPVMLKRIKAEETWRSSRRNAMTLMKSRGQRIVLIAMHGKTEIPMHRADGQLSLQVIQGSLRVHTDAQAITLGKGELLALHAEIPHAIEAMRESAFLLTLSTEAAHPAEQ, from the coding sequence GTGGAGCACGAGAAGCCCGGCGCTTTGGATGACAAGGAGGACAAGATGAATGCGTCAGAGAGATCGCACGCAAGGGAGGAGCGTCCGCTGGACGGCGCGTGGCTGTCGTTTGACCTGCCGGTGATGCTGAAGCGGATCAAGGCGGAGGAAACGTGGCGCTCGAGTAGACGCAACGCCATGACACTGATGAAGAGTCGGGGACAGCGCATTGTGCTGATTGCAATGCACGGCAAGACTGAGATTCCGATGCACCGCGCGGACGGACAGCTCAGCCTCCAGGTGATCCAGGGAAGCCTGCGGGTCCACACCGACGCGCAAGCCATCACGCTGGGAAAAGGGGAATTGCTCGCTCTGCACGCGGAGATTCCGCACGCCATTGAGGCGATGCGCGAGTCGGCCTTCTTGCTCACGCTGTCGACCGAGGCGGCGCATCCGGCGGAACAGTGA